CGGGCGTGCGTTTCCAGTTGCGGATTGAGCCAGGCTTTTTGCACCCCTTGTCCCAGCACGCCACCCAGCGTACGCAACCCAAAGGGGACGGGATGTTTGCCGAGGCTAACAAAGACCAACTTCAACAGTAGCAGCGGCATCAGCGAACCTTCGGCATAATGAAGCCAGAACCGGTACTGCCGTTTCTGTTCGCTATCAACAGGTTTAAAGTGTCCTGCGCTGTCATAGGTTTCCTGCAAATACTCAAGTATTGCCCCAGATTCGGCGAGGATGGCGCCGTTGTCTTCAATCACCGGAGACTTACCAAGAGGGTGGATTTTTTTCAGCGCCGGCGGCGCCAGCATCGTCTTTTCACGCTGATAACGAATAATCTGGTAAGGCAGCGATAACTCCTCTAATGCCCACAGTACGCGCTGGGATCGGGACTGATTCAAGTGATGTACTGTCAGCATGGTTGCCTCCTGTTTTTCATTCCAATTAACTATAGAAAATTGTCGAAGATGACGTAAATATTTCGGCTAAAAAAGCGGCATTACACTGGCAAACCTGCGGTCGTGGCATACAATTACAGTATCAACACAGACCGGAACCTCCACCACGTGCTCGACTGAGGGGTGTTGACGTCGGGGGAAACCCTCCCGTGAACCAGCGGGATAGAGTGAAAGACAAAGACCGGAAACAAACTAAAGCGCCCTCCTGTGGCGCTTTAGTTTTGCCCTGTTTTTACGGGAGAGCGCGTTTTCCGTCCTGCAAAAGCGCGTAAATGACAGCCCCGATACACATCCCGCCAGCGGGTCAACATAAACCGTTTAATCATCTTCCAGCAATCGCGCGCCCGTTCCCTGCTCACCCAGCTGATCGCCAGGGTTACGCAATGGGCAGTCGCTACGTGAAAGACAGCCGCAGCCAATACAACCGTCCAGCTCATCACGCAACGCCTCCAGCGTGTGGATGCGTCGGTCCAGTTCCTCACGCCACTGCGATGAAAGCTGCCGCCACTCTTTTACACTCAATGTATGGCCTTCCGGCAGTACGCCCAGCGCCTCGCTAATGGTCGCCAGAGGAATGCCAATTCGCTGAGCAATTTTGATGATCGCCACATAACGCAACACATCGCGTTTATATCGTCGCTGATTGCCGCTATTGCGAATACTGCTGATCAGCCCTTTGCTTTCGTAAAAGTGCAAAGCGGATACCGCCACGCCGCTACGCTTTGCCACCTCGCCCGGCGTCAAAAGGGCTTTAATGCGGGGTAATTTCTTTTCCATAAATCGCTTTACCTCAAGTTAACTTGAGGAATTATACTCGCCCGCAGACAAAACGACGAATTGAACACTGAGAAAGAGGCAGCAATATGTCCCATCAGCAGATTATTCAAACCCTTATTGAATGGATTGATGAACATATCGACCAACCGCTGAACATTGATGTGGTCGCAAAAAAATCAGGTTATTCGAAGTGGTACTTGCAGCGAATGTTCCGAACGGTGATGCGCCAGACGTTGGGCGACTATATTCGCCAGCGTCGAC
This Citrobacter enshiensis DNA region includes the following protein-coding sequences:
- a CDS encoding glutathione S-transferase family protein translates to MLTVHHLNQSRSQRVLWALEELSLPYQIIRYQREKTMLAPPALKKIHPLGKSPVIEDNGAILAESGAILEYLQETYDSAGHFKPVDSEQKRQYRFWLHYAEGSLMPLLLLKLVFVSLGKHPVPFGLRTLGGVLGQGVQKAWLNPQLETHARYIDAHLARRPWFAGDHISMADIQMSFPLFALLARSGIDDLTHISAWKKRVETRPAWQRAIHQGGSFEIPGE
- the soxR gene encoding redox-sensitive transcriptional activator SoxR gives rise to the protein MEKKLPRIKALLTPGEVAKRSGVAVSALHFYESKGLISSIRNSGNQRRYKRDVLRYVAIIKIAQRIGIPLATISEALGVLPEGHTLSVKEWRQLSSQWREELDRRIHTLEALRDELDGCIGCGCLSRSDCPLRNPGDQLGEQGTGARLLEDD
- the soxS gene encoding superoxide response transcriptional regulator SoxS codes for the protein MSHQQIIQTLIEWIDEHIDQPLNIDVVAKKSGYSKWYLQRMFRTVMRQTLGDYIRQRRLLLAAVELRTTERPIFDIAMDLGYVSQQTFSRVFRREFDRTPSDYRHSL